A single Glycine soja cultivar W05 chromosome 14, ASM419377v2, whole genome shotgun sequence DNA region contains:
- the LOC114384537 gene encoding RING-H2 finger protein ATL11-like, translating to MGIHTDCPAPAPLSMNLDHARACVLLLIFLMPSATAQLQNSPPPPPLDPFTRLRFDKTMAAVLVILVVVFFAFGFVSIYTRQCAERRIRGRLDLAVAIAGGMERRQHRGLDAAVVETFPTFVYFEVKALKIGRATLECAVCLNEFRDDETLRLIPKCCHVFHSDCIDAWLANHSTCPVCRANLAPKPEDAPSSVEIQLSDPARPIGPNEPGHDPNYINPVEEREGEQNRIVTEPPRVLDDPNRARPVRSKSTGFGIARLFPRSHSTGHSLVRPGEDCERFTLRLPEEVRDRLVRSATLNRTKSCGMTWQLESSERRGYRTGSVGRYERFGGGGPVGPVGFMWTPPFWGRTGSVKSPKATRVKDEVDAGERSSDRLFSKD from the coding sequence ATGGGCATCCACACGGATTGCCCTGCACCAGCACCATTGTCGATGAATTTGGATCATGCTCGTGCTTgtgttcttcttcttatttttcttatgccGTCTGCTACGGCACAGTTACAAAACTCGCCGCCACCGCCACCGTTGGATCCTTTCACGAGGTTAAGGTTCGACAAGACCATGGCTGCGGTTTTGGTAATCCTCGTAGTGGTTTTCTTCGCGTTTGGGTTTGTTTCTATCTACACGCGCCAATGCGCGGAGAGGAGGATCAGAGGGAGGCTCGACCTGGCGGTGGCGATCGCCGGCGGGATGGAGCGCCGGCAGCACCGCGGCCTCGACGCGGCGGTGGTAGAGACGTTCCCGACCTTCGTGTACTTCGAGGTTAAGGCACTGAAGATCGGAAGGGCCACGCTGGAATGCGCCGTGTGCCTCAACGAGTTCCGCGACGACGAAACGCTGCGTTTGATCCCCAAGTGCTGCCACGTGTTCCACTCCGATTGCATCGACGCGTGGCTGGCGAATCACTCCACTTGTCCCGTTTGCCGCGCCAACCTCGCGCCCAAGCCCGAGGACGCGCCATCTTCCGTTGAGATTCAGCTTTCAGATCCGGCCCGGCCCATTGGGCCCAATGAGCCCGGTCATGATCCGAATTACATCAACCCGGTGGAGGAGCGCGAAGGTGAACAAAACAGAATCGTTACGGAGCCTCCACGTGTTTTAGATGATCCCAACCGGGCCCGTCCGGTTCGGTCTAAATCGACCGGGTTTGGCATTGCAAGGCTGTTTCCGCGATCTCACTCGACGGGTCACTCGTTGGTTCGACCGGGTGAGGATTGTGAGCGGTTCACGCTGCGGTTGCCGGAAGAGGTGCGGGACCGGCTCGTGCGATCCGCGACGCTGAACCGGACGAAGAGTTGCGGGATGACATGGCAGCTGGAGAGCAGCGAGAGAAGGGGTTACCGGACGGGGAGTGTGGGGAGGTACGAGCGGTTCGGTGGGGGAGGGCCGGTTGGACCGGTGGGGTTCATGTGGACCCCACCGTTTTGGGGTAGGACCGGTTCGGTGAAGTCACCTAAGGCAACAAGGGTGAAGGATGAAGTTGACGCGGGAGAACGTTCCTCTGATCGTTTGTTTTCCAAGGATTGA
- the LOC114384142 gene encoding uncharacterized protein LOC114384142: MFKVCKKLKALKAPLKNLFKQEFSNISNRVELAEAEYNSVLNSLKQNPQDPSLLALANRTRGQTIMLRKAESMKFAQLIKNKYLLQADKCSKFFHALIKCNRHSRFIAAIRLEDGHNTSSQDEIALAFVNHFRNLFSAHELTQTPSISICNRGPKVPTDCFAALLCPTSKQEVWNVISVMDNNKAPGPDGFNVLFFKKAWNIIGDDIFAAVNEFFTTGKILKQLNHAIIVLIPKHDQASQVNHFRPISCCNLL; the protein is encoded by the coding sequence ATGTTCAAGGTCTGTAAGAAATTGAAAGCTCTTAAAGCTCCCTTGAAGAATCTTTTTAAGCAGGAGTTCAGCAACATCTCCAACCGAGTAGAGCTAGCTGAGGCTGAATATAACAGTGTGCTTAATTCTCTAAAGCAAAATCCTCAGGATCCTTCCCTTCTTGCTCTGGCAAACCGCACTAGAGGGCAGACCATTATGCTTAGAAAAGCGGAGTCTATGAAATTTGCTCAGCTcatcaaaaacaaatatctCCTGCAGGCTGATAAATGCTCCAAATTCTTTCATGCTTTAATTAAGTGCAACAGACACAGTCGGTTTATTGCTGCCATAAGGCTAGAGGATGGGCATAACACTTCCTCCCAAGATGAAATTGCCCTTGCTTTTGTGAATCACTTTAGGAATTTGTTTAGTGCTCATGAGCTAACCCAAACTCCATCCATTTCGATCTGCAACAGGGGTCCTAAGGTTCCCACCGATTGCTTTGCGGCCTTACTTTGTCCTACTTctaagcaagaggtttggaacgTTATTTCTGTGATGGATAATAATAAAGCTCCTGGGCCAGATGGTTTCAATGttttattcttcaagaaggcttGGAATATCATTGGTGATGATATCTTTGCAGCGGTTAATGAATTCTTTACAACTGGAAAAATTCTAAAGCAACTCAACCATGCTATTATTGTGCTTATTCCTAAGCATGATCAGGCCTCCCAGGTTAACCATTTTAGACCCATATCTTGCTGTAATTTGTTATAA
- the LOC114384488 gene encoding protein DMR6-LIKE OXYGENASE 1-like, producing the protein MFSVKELVDSNSLRSVPSNYICLNNPEDSILYNETENIPTIDFSQFTSSNPNERSKAIQQLGNACRDWGFFMLINHGVSETLRDEVIRASQGFFDLTEKEKMEHSGRNLFDPIRYGTSFNVTVDKTLFWRDYLKCHVHPHFNAPSKPPGFSQTLEEYITKGRELIAELLKGISLSLGLEENYIHKRMNVDLGSQLLVINCYPPCPKPELVMGLPAHTDHGLLTLLMQNELGGLQIQPNGKWIPVHPLPNSFFINTGDHMEILSNGKYKSVVHRAVANTKGIRFSVGIAHGPELDTIVGPAPELVGDDDPAAYRAIKYRDYMQLQQNHELDGKSCLDRIRI; encoded by the exons atgttCAGCGTTAAGGAATTAGTTGATTCGAATAGTCTGAGGTCTGTTCCATCCAATTACATTTGCCTAAATAATCCCGAAGATTCCATATTGTATAATGAAACAGAGAATATTCCAACCATTGATTTTTCCCAATTCACCTCTTCCAATCCCAATGAACGATCCAAGGCAATCCAACAACTAGGCAATGCTTGCCGCGATTGGGGTTTCTTTATG CTAATCAATCACGGTGTATCGGAGACACTAAGGGATGAGGTGATTAGGGCAAGCCAGGGCTTTTTTGATCTGActgagaaagagaaaatggagCACTCAGGGAGGAACCTATTTGATCCAATAAGATATGGGACAAGCTTCAATGTCACGGTGGACAAGACCCTTTTCTGGAGAGATTATCTCAAATGTCATGTTCACCCTCACTTTAATGCTCCTTCCAAGCCTCCTGGTTTTAG CCAAACTTTAGAGGAATACATCACCAAGGGCAGGGAACTGATTGCAGAATTGCTAAAGGGAATATCTCTAAGCTTAGGGCTTGAAGAAAACTACATACATAAAAGGATGAATGTAGACTTGGGCTCCCAGTTGCTGGTTATCAACTGTTACCCACCATGTCCTAAGCCTGAACTTGTAATGGGCCTTCCTGCACACACAGACCATGGGCTTCTGACCCTCCTGATGCAAAACGAGCTTGGAGGGCTTCAAATTCAACCCAATGGCAAATGGATTCCGGTCCATCCCTTACCCAACTCCTTTTTCATCAACACAGGGGATCACATGGAG ATACTGAGCAATGGGAAATACAAGAGCGTTGTTCATCGAGCTGTGGCGAACACGAAAGGCATTAGGTTTTCCGTTGGTATAGCACACGGGCCCGAGCTTGACACCATTGTGGGGCCCGCACCGGAGCTTGTTGGTGATGATGATCCTGCTGCATACCGTGCCATCAAATATAGAGATTACATGCAGCTTCAGCAAAACCATGAACTCGACGGTAAGTCATGCTTGGATCGTATTCGAATTTGA